In the genome of Pungitius pungitius chromosome 5, fPunPun2.1, whole genome shotgun sequence, the window GGCTTAGGCTGTAGGGTTTATTTGTTAGCAGGTGTAGGTTTTGTCTTTatgttattgtattgtatttattttactatCAGGTCGTCCACAGGTCAGACACAACATCTGCACCTGCagtatattattaaataatctacaaagtaacacatttgaacctatttgggttggggggggggggggggggggagctgggacTGCTGCACCAGGGGCTACTGTGAGACTGACCACCTGACCAGCAGCCTTCTAAAGCATTTAGCTTTTAGTGCTTTGGGTGCTTTATTAttctgccctctctctctctcaacggAAAATTACTTCTAAAGATTTTCTGTCAATGAGGTTTTGTCACAGCTCTTTGATCATGTGACGTAGAGGAGAATGCGTCTGAGACAAAAGATGATGTTGAGGAGGACCCTGATTATGAGGCATCTTCCTCTGATGAGAATAAGACCCTCATTGTTGACCCTGCTGTTGTCTCTCAACCACCAGCAAACACTCTACCttccaaaaatgtaaagttattatgGTCCATCTCCCAACATGAACAACAGGTGCACTTAGTGCTTCTAATGTCATCAGAATGCTTCCAGGTTCTGACAGGTACACGGTCAACCAAGCCCATGAcataaaatcagcatttgagctcTTAAATAACACCACCAATCGAAAAGGATCGACTTGAGATGACGAATTTAGAAAGCAGGGGTGAGACACTCTTCCCATTGTTTAGTATTGGAAAGTTGTGTTTGATAtactttttgcattgaattgtactgggatgtttactgaaactgattggctggccctaccaaaaaaaaaaaatccatcagcTGCCACTGGTTGAGACACGTGTCCCCTCTTTCCTGGCCTAAACCCGTTCCCTTACTAAAACCCTTACCCGTTCATCCTTAAAAGTTCATATAACAACCGTAACAGTTTTCTCTCAACACTTAAATTACCACCCTGGATTATGAGATTTAAAGTGATGGATGTTCCACTCAAATGTAAGAAAAGAATGTCGACCAAATCTAAACCTTTGTGCTGCGTGCTAGAACTCTCAGAAGGTAAGCAAAGCTTTGAAGAACATCATGTCCCTGACGGTGTTTGACGGTGTGACCCAAGACACCACGTGGGACGAGGTCATCTTGGAAACTTCATTTTATCCTTCCACCATCACCAGTTGGCAGCTCTGGACATGATTAAAGGTTTCACAGGAACGAAATCATCCAACAGATGGAGTGATCTCACTGATGTGTGGAGTGGAGTTGCTTAAATCAAATAATGATCCTTGCTTTTTGTGGCCAGGAAGGGACCACAAGGAGAACAGAGACCACACACACTGGTTCAAGGAGTCTTTATCTGATCCCACTAATTACCTGACGTCTCTCAGGTGGCGCCGCTTCAGGTGAATCACTTGATGGCTCATTACCTCGCGACACTTGATAGCATAGGGCGGAGTCACTTCAGGGAAGCTGTTGTTGGGTTTTCCCCTCTAGTCTGATGCAGTATTGATACTCACATCTATTGTCTCCCTCGGTGTCTGCTTCTGCATTTTCTACCTATGAAGCTATTGATTATTCCTCTATTTATAGAGACAATAGATCATCAATATCTCAtgacatgttttattgttaagACCATTAGAGTATGAAAGTCTGTAAGAACGTTTTCCATCCTTTCATGTACGGATGCCACCAGTGTTTCCAACTgaggttttctttcattttaacacaGGAAACATCAGTTACTACATTTTGTCCTGATAACTTTCTTCAACTTTCTGTCAGTGTTTAGAATTGTTTCTCACACAGGTGAGATCATCACACGGAGAAGAACACAAAGGCTGAAAGTACTTTTCCAGTTTATGAGAGAGGGAACGCAGAGTGTCATCTTCTGCTGATCATACAGACATAGAGCAGCAATTATAACCACTAATGATTAACCAATGAAGGATGTCGGTGAACTTGAAGTCAGATTGTGACAGTGTTGAAAGGAGACATGACGACGTTACACTGTGAGAAATCTGAGGGAAAATGTGGTgtccacagagaggaagatcAGAGCAGAGTTCAACAAGCGCTGCAATGGACACGcaccagtaggtgtaaaaaccagtagAGGTGTAACACCTGTCGAGGGGTCCACAAAGTTGTGGAgcaaaatacgggacaaatatgtccgtgaAAAAAATATGacgaaaagcagcagtggtgatgcacggggcaaaaaaggctttgaataataaataaacaaaccaacgacatccacacacaaagacgtcactctctaggtcgttttggacaaaaaaaacgttactcCGCCTGTTGTTccggcggtgaattgctttgcaacacgcacAAGTCTTTCATAACCTTGttttgaaacgagtccgtcgacacaagacgcagaagAATGCGGCAGCCTTTATAAGATGATTTGCTTCCTTGTTGCTGAACGGAGCCAGAGACGCATCACAGGGTGAGAAATCTCTACTAAACACAAGAGCCATCCAGATCTGTTATTCAGGGGGACTCAGATTTGATAATTCAGAGCAAATGGCTGAAAAAATTGCTATTGTTGAAAATGACCTGAGCTGCCATGTTTGTTCAGAGACCTTCAGAGATCCCGTGTCTCTGAGCTGCAACCACAGCTTCTGTTCAAGCTGCCTGCAGCGATTCTGGGAACAAGCTGGAAACAAGAACTGTCCCATTTGTAAAACTAAGTCCTCTAAAGATAATACTGCGGTGAATATCCAACTCAAGGAACTGGCTAACTCGATTGCTGAGAGACAGAAAACTGGATCAACTGAGACGCAaccagagaaggagaaagaggaggtggtgtgtgaaGAACATCCAGAAGTCCCTTATTGGTTCTGTGAGGACGAGCAGAAAGCTGTGTGTCCTGTCTGTGAGTCCTCTCTCCACCAGAGTCACAAGGTGGTTCCTCTAGAACAAGCAGTCAGGAACCTGAAGGACAAGCTGAGATCTGACTTGAAGTCTCTGAAGAACAAGAGGGACAAACACCAACAAGTGAAGAAAACATACAATGAAGTGATTCAATTCTCCAAGAAGCAGCTGGTgtccacagagaggaagatcAGAGCAGAGTTCAACAAGCTCCACCAGGtcctgagagaggaagaggagtccagACTGACAgctctgagggaggaagaggagcagaaggagaagactaTCAGCACAAATGTGAAGATGATTGAGGAGCAGATCTCCTCTCTGTCAGACAGCATCTCTGCTGTTGAAGAagacctgcagaaacacaaggtgtcgTTCCTCAGCAGTTATAAAGCCACTCAGACCAGAGCCAGAGTCCAGAGCTCACTGACAGATCCACAGCTGGTCTCAGGAGCTCTGATAGATGTGGCCAAACACCTGGGAAAACTGTCCTTTGGAGtctgggagaagatgaaggaccaGGTCCACTTCAGTCCTTTCATTCTGGACCCGAACACTGCAAACTCCAAGCTCTATCTGTCTGATGATCTGACCAGTGTGAGACGTGgagacacagagcagcagcttccTGATAATCCAGAGAGATTCACTAAGTATGTAAATGTTCTGGGTTCTGAGGGCTTCAGCTCAGGGAAACAcagctgggaggtggaggtgggagacCATCCTCAGTGGAATATAGGTTTGGTTAAAGAGTCAGTTgacagaaagggagagaaataCGCTTCACCAAAATATGGAGTCTGGTGTTTAGCTCATCGCAGTGGAAAATACACTAATGGAGCTGGTCAGactgtcaaagtgaagaagagtCTCCAGAAGATCAGAGTCCAGCTGGACTATGACATGGGGGACGTGTCCTTCTACGACCCTGAAGACAAGACTCCCATCTGCACTCACAGAGACActttcactgagaaactcttcCCATATTTTTGTATTGGAAAGTCTGGTGATGCTAAAACTGCTGATATCAAGATCTGTCAAACTGATGTTTCTCtgtgatgttcagtgaaggtggTGAGGTCAAAGTGACTCATCAGCACGTATATTAtaggttttatgtttttattctgtaaatatttttaaacaatgAGCAACTAAAGCATAAATAAGCTGAACTATGTGTGTGAGGGATAATGTTCTAAATTGTGATTTTGGTGTAAATATCCTTAAAGCACAGATGAGTAGATTTACtgtgattattttatttcattaactACTTTTCATCTAAAGAGTTTGCATTAAAAGGCTTTAGTTTTAAATCACGTCATAAAGCCTCATCTTCAAGTCCTTTAAAACCTTACTGATGTGAAGGTTTCATCTGTAAAATGTACTCAAGAAAGATCCTCATTATTGGCAGCATTTTACTGTTATAGACTATAACAGTATAATGCAGTATACTGTTCATATTGTCATCATATATTTGTAGTGCTGCTGTCTTGTGAGAAACACATATATCTctaaaaaaagatgacagaatATTGACCATGAAAGATCGTTAAAGTTGAaagaattaaacattttttttacagaattgGGAAATAGATTAGATTGTAAAAGTTAAAGgcatataacatattgaaaacaAATTGTGGCTAAAAAAAGAACTGGAAAACAAAGGTTTCTACTTTTGAACATGAGGTAACATCCAATATTGAAGTATTTTGACCTAAGGGATAAAGAGTCGTCTGGAATAAATGCTCTGACATGAAAGCACCAAAAGGTGTGTCGAGAGTAAAAGGCTTATGTGAAAGGAACGGCTTCGTCTTTGTACCAGGAAACAACTTAAAGACTGTGTTTATGAGTGAACACTGACTGTGACTCAACATGTCGGCACAGGGAAATAAAACAGGTTTTTGCACCTGAACGCCTGAAATTATTTTCCCATATGAACAGGTCTGGTGagtgtatttaaaaacatctgAAAGAAAGTATCGACAAATGTGTTTCCTTCACCAGGTTAAAAAGTTAATGactagaaaaagacaaaaaaaggggaaataagAAAGAATAAGAATTGAATAAACAGTTGAAAATGTTAGAAAGTCGAAACTGTGGATGGATGaatcttaaaatataaaaataaataaagaagattAAAAGGGtgaaaaatgatgatgaagtgTAAACAATGAGGAAGGAGCAGATAAAGTCATGATGGACCGACACACCAAGACAGTGGATTCAGTGGTACAATCATGACACACTCAGGGTTTAGACACATTCTGAACAACGGATATCTACGACATTTCCATTACTTTTAACCAAATTGAAAACACACCTGTGCCTGAACcgatacgttttttttaaagcacaaaagGATTGACGACATtaaagaacttttttttaaacttcaaactATAACAATATATAAACTGTTAACAGTTTACAGTATACCTACAGTGTCTCTGTTGGAGCCAGAGGtgtatatattgtttatttggAATTCTATTTCATGTATTTAGTTAATGCTTAGCTGcgtaaaggaaaagaagaacaaagtaTCCTTTACTGATCCCCATGGGGAAATTGTCCTCTGCATCTAACCCATCCCACAGTGGGAACAGTGGGCTGCCAGTTAAGGCGCCCGGGGTGCAggtaggggttaggtgtcttgctcggggacacttcgacatggggaCATGGAGAAGGCGGAATTTGAACCACCAAACCTAAAGTTCCCggcacaccctctctactccatgaaCCACTGTCAcccgtgtaaaaaaaaaagattgaaatgatctcctgtcattcacgTAAAGAAATGAAGTTACTGTGTCTGCAGCttaatcaggaaacgtttattacCATTATATGTTTAACATACATCGAATTTGGGTAGAGACTACAGACTGGCACTAGGGGCATTGAACTAATTGAACTCACCAatagaccactcccagggggcgtggccaccaactttcacacctttactgatctgtataaatacttgtaggcagtaTTGTTCTAGAGTTCGCCGGTGGAGACAACAGACTGGCACTAGGGACGGTCAAAGCATTCCCTGTGGCCTGTTTGTGGTTTCTGgagaccagcagctcctcagctgggatgttctttttagcacaacaccttttcctttattaaatactttcgATTTTAACTGTTCTAATGTGTTCCATGTGGATTCCtcccgtttcctgggctccatcatcacccaggaacTCAAGTGGGAGCTAAACATCTGCTCCATCACCatgaaggctcagcagaggatgttcttccttaggcagctgaagaaattcaacctgccaaagacgatgatggtgcacttctacacggccatcatggagtccatcctctgctcctccatcaccgtgtggtacgccgcagccacagccaaggacaaggacaggctgcagcgtgtcatccggggtgatcggctgcaatctgccgtacctccaggacttgtttgcttccaggaccaTAAAGCGAGCtaaaagattgtagccgacccctcccacccccggacaaaacctgtttgtgccccttccatccagcaggaggctgaggtccatcaggaacAAGCCCTctcgccacactaacagtttcttcccattggcagtcaggctcatcaacagtgGCCTATCTCCGACTGACTGACATCCCTTTTCCCACTGGTCACTCCCTTCACACTACAGTCACAACACATTATGTGCTTGCCAgtacactttatttttaatttttaa includes:
- the LOC119224869 gene encoding zinc-binding protein A33-like; the encoded protein is MAEKIAIVENDLSCHVCSETFRDPVSLSCNHSFCSSCLQRFWEQAGNKNCPICKTKSSKDNTAVNIQLKELANSIAERQKTGSTETQPEKEKEEVVCEEHPEVPYWFCEDEQKAVCPVCESSLHQSHKVVPLEQAVRNLKDKLRSDLKSLKNKRDKHQQVKKTYNEVIQFSKKQLVSTERKIRAEFNKLHQVLREEEESRLTALREEEEQKEKTISTNVKMIEEQISSLSDSISAVEEDLQKHKVSFLSSYKATQTRARVQSSLTDPQLVSGALIDVAKHLGKLSFGVWEKMKDQVHFSPFILDPNTANSKLYLSDDLTSVRRGDTEQQLPDNPERFTKYVNVLGSEGFSSGKHSWEVEVGDHPQWNIGLVKESVDRKGEKYASPKYGVWCLAHRSGKYTNGAGQTVKVKKSLQKIRVQLDYDMGDVSFYDPEDKTPICTHRDTFTEKLFPYFCIGKSGDAKTADIKICQTDVSL